The nucleotide sequence ACAAAGAGAGAGTTAAAATTTGAATTTATTAGGATCTTGATAATAACCTGCTCATAAACCAAGTGCTGAACTTGACTTCCTTTGTTCTTTGAGCGACCACCCTCCTTATATGCTTCATTGATAGGTCGGATCGAAGACCGTTTGATGTCCTTCATAGAGAATAAATAAAATGTTAAAGAATCGATTGGGTAATTCTTAATTATATCGTTAAACTTTCTTATTTGTTTTATCAGTTGAAGTCGATCTCGAAAGAAAAAAACTGGCAGTGGCCTATAGCCGGAATCTAAAACCTGGATTAGCGACAACATGGAACAATCGTCATAAAGAGGGCATACAACATCATCATGTAAAAAATTAAAAGGAGTACGATCAGCACCTTTAAGCACTAACAAGCTCACGAATGCAATATTATTCCCAATAAGTATATACAATATTTTATCGGCTTGATTTTCATCTTGTACAGAAACAAGCCCTTTTGCTTTACTAGATAATTCAGTTTGAATAAAAAAATCAAGATCGTGTTTATAGTATATGAAGTCACCATCTTTGGGCTCAGGCAATTTTGAAGTTTCTATCTTGATTAGATATTTTTCACCATCCATTAATAACTTATTTGCAATTGTTAAAACGCTTTTAGATAATGTATCGTATTCAAGTGTTTTGGTCGCACCTATAAAAATATAAGATACTCCAGATATCTTCCTTAATAACTCAGTCGCTTGAACCAGTTGTGAATCATTTTGTAAGAATATTATTATGTAATATCCTTCCTTTTTGATAGACTTTATTTTATATTTATTTGTTCTAAGCAAAGCAATGGCCGATTGTTTTAAAAATTTCATGAATGAAATGGATTTAATTACAGATTCCATTACGATAGCGGGTCTATTGTCAGTGGCCAAAGGAAAGTTTGTGTTAATTATTTTAGTATCATTCAAACTAATTGATCACAAGAACGTTTTTCTGTAAGAAGAACAGTTATGAATTTATGAAATCGAGGATATTTATCCTATCAGGGGCATTAGGAACACGTTGAAGATATTCCCTAAACGACTCTTTTGCAGAAGCATCATTACCAAGGTTTAAGAATGTAATACCCAGGTTCTTGTAAATTGGTCCGTAGCGTGATGGACTGATATCTATTGCGTTTAGATAATGTTGTTTAGATTGCAAATAATTTTTCCTTTTAAGGTAATAGTTCCCCAACCCTCTATGCGCCAAGTAAAATTTTGGATTTAATTCTATAATCTTTTCATAAAGTTGTACACATTTTTCATCATCCTGCTCATTAAGAATACCCGCGATCATTAATAGCAATTGTGGGTTATCTTTCTCATCATCAATAATAGCAAGTGTCTTTGTAAGCAATTCTAAAGCTTCTTTAGTTTTACCTTGAATTTTTAGTCTCTCGGCTTCTAAAGAAACTCGATTCGTTTTTTCAAACATATAAGAACTTTTTTTGAGTAAATCTTGGGCATCCTCAGGGAATATCATTATGGTTAAGTAATCCTCCTGCGACCATTCGCTAAAAAATTTTTCCTCTGGAATGGCCCCAAATGAATCGGGCTCAGGAACATAGGTTATTAATCTTTTTTCCTCAGGATCATAACCGGTCACAATGGTAGCAAATTGAATCGTCTCATTTATCCCAGGTAAGATAACGATTAAGGGGATCCCTTGACCAAGCCGTTTTTTGAGATCATCTAAAGAACCCCGATAAATTTTGGATAATAATTTGAATTTTTTCTCAATTATTTCTAACCCTTCTATAAAAATGGTACCCTTATGATTCGCGTATTGCGTAGATCTGTGCGAAATTTCGTCATCGGGTGTTATTTCACCCCAGAATTTTGTTAACACATTTATTACAAGCGGAAAAACTACATTATCTTCATTTTTACTAACAAGGGGAAGTGTTATCTGTATATTATTATCTTTCTCATTCTTGTACACATCGTACCTATACAGGATAGTAAATAAAAATCATAATGTTAGTGTGTAGCGCTTGAAAGGGAGATTGCTGCGGCCAGTCTAATGTAAATTAAGAAAGTTCTCCAAAAGGTCCTTGCCGGGCCTACCACTTTTTTCGGGATGAAACTGTGTTCCAAATATGGGTTTTTTTTTGAAACAGAATAATTCATTATTGCAGTGAGAAGATGTTCCCAACAGTCTAAAATCATCGGACAAGGTAGAAATGCAGAAATTATGACTCTCATACATCTTCACCGATTTATAACCTTCAAGTATTGGCGTTGGCTCTATCAGATCGATTTCAATTGTATCTTTTATCTTTTGAATTTTTTTTAATGTACAACCTAGAGTCAATCCTAGAATCTGCCCCCCATAACAAATTCCCAACAAAGGTTTGTCTAATACTAGACATCCCTTTACAATACGAGAATTTATCTTGTTGATAAGAGAGGAGTTATGCTGACGTCCTGATAAGATAACATTATCAAACCTCTCCAGCAACTCTAAATGGGTGTCAAGAGCGTGGATTTGATTACAATCATAGCATTCGAAATTATTCTCTAGTTCATTCAATAATTCTACAATGTTGCCTATGAAGGGTGAAAAATTGTTTATTAAAAGCGTTTTCAAGTGTGTTTTAATTTATTATAGATTTGAAATTATTTTTAGTTTGCTATTACCTAGAAAAAAGTCACCTAATAGGCATAAATATTTGATTAAGATGTAATCGAAAAAATATTAATCCGATTGTCCTCATACCGTTGATATGGGATTAAGTTGAGACCCAGAAAGCCTATAATATTAGTTGATGATTCACTCCAGTCACAAAAGATAGTAGAGCTATTCAAGAAGAATGAGATAGAATACGTAAAATATCACATACAGAAATTTGAGGAAAGCTGCTGTGGAGAGTTACCAACTACAAAAACTCCATCAGTTATAGCAGCCGAGGGGATCTTTAAGGAAGAGTCACTAATTATGAATTATATAGAATACGTAAAACAAAAAAAAGACAATGAAGACTTGGAAAGCAGGGAAAATAAAAAG is from Candidatus Nitrosocosmicus arcticus and encodes:
- a CDS encoding type 1 glutamine amidotransferase — encoded protein: MKTLLINNFSPFIGNIVELLNELENNFECYDCNQIHALDTHLELLERFDNVILSGRQHNSSLINKINSRIVKGCLVLDKPLLGICYGGQILGLTLGCTLKKIQKIKDTIEIDLIEPTPILEGYKSVKMYESHNFCISTLSDDFRLLGTSSHCNNELFCFKKKPIFGTQFHPEKSGRPGKDLLENFLNLH
- a CDS encoding tetratricopeptide repeat protein gives rise to the protein MYKNEKDNNIQITLPLVSKNEDNVVFPLVINVLTKFWGEITPDDEISHRSTQYANHKGTIFIEGLEIIEKKFKLLSKIYRGSLDDLKKRLGQGIPLIVILPGINETIQFATIVTGYDPEEKRLITYVPEPDSFGAIPEEKFFSEWSQEDYLTIMIFPEDAQDLLKKSSYMFEKTNRVSLEAERLKIQGKTKEALELLTKTLAIIDDEKDNPQLLLMIAGILNEQDDEKCVQLYEKIIELNPKFYLAHRGLGNYYLKRKNYLQSKQHYLNAIDISPSRYGPIYKNLGITFLNLGNDASAKESFREYLQRVPNAPDRINILDFINS